Sequence from the Ornithinimicrobium humiphilum genome:
CGCGGCCGGGGGCGGCCCTGTCCGCCGCGGGCGCGCTGGCGACGGCGTGGTTCGCGCTCGGGCGCGACGAGGTCGAGCAGCGCGCCGCCGTCGAGCTCTTCCGGCAGGCGGTGGAGGCGGGCGGGCCGAAGGCGCTGCGCCAGGCCGAGCGGCGTCACTACCTGCAGGCGGCCTTCCTCACCGGTCGGCACGACCTGGTGCGGACCGGGCTGGACACGCTCCAGGGCGTGCACCCCGACGTGGTCGAGGGGCTGCGCGCCGACCTGGTCAACCCCTACGCCGAGGGCACGCAGCAGCCGGCGTCGCACGCCCGGTGGGAGAAGCTGCTGGGCTCCCGGTTCGCCGCGCGCGACCTGGATGGTCCCCGTGTGGACGGCGCGCGCGACCCGGTCTTCGACGGGCTGCGGCTGCCCGCCACCCGCTCCGTCGACGGCCCGATGGTCACCGTCGTCGTCCCCGCCTTCCGCCCCGACCGCGGGCTGGTGACGTCGGTGCGCTCGGTCCTCGACCAGTCGTGGGGCAACCTCGAGTTGCTGCTCGTCGACGACTGCTCCGAGCCGGGGCATGCCGAGCTGCTCGAGGAGTGCGCGGCGCTCGACGACCGGGTGAGGCTGCTGCGGCAGGCGGTCAACGGCGGGTCCTACCTCGCCCGCAACGCCGCGCTCGCCGTCGCCCGGGGTGCCTACGTGACGACGCAGGACGCCGACGACTGGTCGCACCCCGAGCGGCTCGCGCTGCAGGTGGCCGCCCTGGAGGAGGCGCCGGAGGCCGCCGCGAGCCGCAGCGTCGCGATCCGGGCCAGGCCCGACCTGACCCGGCAGTGGTTCGGCTACCGGCCCGAGCGGATGAACGCCAGCTCGCTGCTCGTGCGGCGCGAGGTGCTGGAGGCGGTCGGTGGCTTCGACGCGATCCGCAAGGGGGCCGACTCGGAGATGCAGGAGCGGCTGGGGCTGGTCGGCGGCGTCGTCAACGTGACGGAGCCGCTGGCGATCACCCGGCTGGCCGCCGGCTCGCTCTCGCGGGCGGACTTCGCCTTCGGGCGGCACAGTCCCGACCGGGTGCTCTTCCGCAGCTCTTTCCGGGTCTGGCACGCCGGGCTGCGCGCTGCCGGTGCGTCCGCCCCGGCGGACGTGCGCCTGGAGCGGGACGGGATGCGGCCCTTCCCGGTGCCGCGCAGCTTCGTGCGCGACCTGGCCGGGAGGCCGGTGCCCCGCAGCGACTACCGGATGGTGCTCGTCGTCGACCAGGCGCGGCCGCCGGTCGAGGTGCTGGAGGGGCTCGTGGAGGCGGGTCCGCGGTCCGACGGCACGGGTGCCGCCGACCGGGCGCCCGTGACGGGCGCCGAGGGTCCGACGGTCGCCGTGCTCGGCCGGGAGGACCTCACCCGCTCCGGGATGATGTCGCCGGACTGGAGCCCGGTGCTGCTCGAGGCCGCCCGGGACGGGGTGGTCGACCTGGTCACCGACACCGATCAGGTGCGCGCGGACGTGGTCGTCGTCCTCGAGCCGGCGGCGCTGGCCCCGGCCGCCCGGCCGATGCCCTCGGTGACGACGGACCGGGTGCTGCTGGCGGCGGTCCCGCCCTCCGAGGTCGAGCCGGTCCGCGACCTCGAGGGCGCTGCCGCGACGGTCCGCTCCCACTGGGGCGTGCGGGCCGAGTGGGTCGCCCGGACCCCCGCCGAGCAGCAGGCGTGGGCCGCCGACGGCTGGGAGCTGCCCTTGGTGACGGACCTGCTCGGCGCCGGTGCGGCGGGGGTCAGCCTGCGGGGGTGACGCGCAGCACCACGTCGCCCTCGCCGTTGGACGAGGTCACCCACAGGGCCCCGTCCTCGTCGACGGTGAGCGAGCGCAGCCGGCCGTAGGTGCCGTCGAGCTCCCGCGGCCGCAGCTCGTCGACCACCTCGGTGCCGTCGACCAGCAGCAGCGTCAGCCCGCTGCCCTTGAGCTCGGCGACGGCCAGCGCGCCCTCCCAGGCGCCCCACGCCCCGCCCCGGAGGAAGGCCGCACCGCTCGTCGCCCGCGTGGGCGAGCCGCTGCTCCACACCGCCTCGACCGCGTCGGGGAAGGCGTCGAGGTCGGTCATCGGCACAGACTCGTCGTAGCCGGGGACCGGGTCCCAGCCGTAGTTGCCGCCGGGCTCCAGCACGTTGACCTCGTCGTCGACCGAGGGGCCGTGCTCGACCGACCACACGACCGGCGGGTCGGTGCCCGGCTGGACGGCCAGGCCCTGCACGTTGCGGTGGCCGTAGGTGAGGATGCGCGGGTCGGCGCCCTCGACGGAGCCGTCCGGCTCCGCCGGCCCGCCGTCGGTGGTCAGGGCCAGCACCTTGCCGCCGAGGGAGTCGAGCGCCTGCGGGTTCCGGCCGTCCGCGGCGTCGCCGGTGCCGACGAGCAGCGTGTCGTCGGGCAGCAGGAGGAGCCGGCAGCCGGCGTGACGTCCGGAGGTCAGCGGGAGGCCGTCGACGACCACGCCGTCGCGGGTCGCGCGGGCCAGGTCCTCGTCGAGCGTCCAGCGGGTCACGCGGACGTCCGGCGCGGCGCCCGTGGGCTGCGCGGCGTGGCAGAGGAAGATCGTGCGGTCCTGCTCGAAGTCGGGCGAGACCGCCAGGCCCATGAGGCCCGCCTCGCTGCCGACGAAGAGCTCGGGCAGGTCGAGCGCCACCTCGCGGGCCTCGGCGGGCGTCCCGGTCGGGTCGGCGGCGAGGAGCCGCCCGCCGCGCTCGGTGACCAGGGCGGTGCCGTCCGGCAGCAGCTGGACGTCCCAGGGGAGGCGAAGGCCCTCGAGGACGACCTCGACGTCGAGGGCCTCGGGTGCGGCCGGCTCCTCGGTGGGCTCCGACGAGGTCTCGCTCACCGCGTCGTCGGAGGGAGCGGTCGTCGCGGTGCCGTCGTCCGTGCCGGCCGGCGTGGTCGAGGCAGCGGGCGCGCTGGACGTGGCGGGAGGCGACGCGCTGTCGCCCTCGCCGGAGCAGGCCGTCAGGGCGAGGCCCGCGACGGCGACGACGCTGAGGAGAGGGCTGCGGCGTCCCATGCAGCCAGCGTAGGTCGCCTCGGTCCCGGCGACACGCCCGTCCGGACCGGCTCCAGCGAGCACGTGCTCGCTCGAGCCGCTCGTGCCGGGCATGTCGCCGGGACGGATCGAACCTCTGGGTCGACCGCTCAGCGCAGCAGCGCCCGCTCGATCTCGGCGACCGCCCCCGCGACGCCGTCCTCCTGCCGCACGGCCTCGGCGACCTCGGCCGCCCGGGCCACGACCTCGGGCGCGAGCGCCTCCTCCAGCGACGCCCGCAGCCGGCGCTCGCCGTCGGCGCCGGCGGCGACGCCCGCGGGCACCGGCGTCCCGGCCACCCCGATCTCGTGCAGCCGACGGGCCAGGAACGGCTGGTCCATCGTGAAGGGCACCGGCACCTGCGGCCGCCCGGCCCGCAGCGCGGTCACCGACGTGCCGGCACCGGCGTGCGAGACGACCGCCGCCGTCCGCGGCATCAGCAGCTCGTGAGGGGCGTCGCCGACGAAGGCGACGTGATCGCCGTGCCCGCCCTCGTCCTCGAGTCCGGACCCCTCCTGGACCAGCACCCGGTGGCCGAGCGAGAGCGCCGCCCCGACCGCGCTCCGGAGGGCGTCGCGCACGGCCGGGAGCGTGTGCGACCCGAGGCCGACGAAGACCGGCGGTGACCCGGCCGCCAGGAAGGCCTCGACCCCGGCGGGCAGCGAGGATCCGGCCGGCAGCGGCGCCACCGGATAGCCGACGACCCGCACGTCGCGGCCACCCACCCGGCGCGGCGTGACCAGCTGCGGCGTCATCGCGACGAACGCCGGCGCGGTCATCATCTGCCACGAGGCGCGGGCGCGGGCTCGGACGCCCACGTCGACCCCGGCGGCGTCCGCCCCGCGCGGGGCCACCGCGCCCCTCGCCGAGCGCAGCACCCGCAGCCCGGCGGCGAGATTGCGCCACGAGCGGCCCTCCTCGACCGAGAAGAGGCTCGAGTCGCCCCAGACCGACGGCAGGGCCGGGACGAACATCATGAGCACCTGGCGCCGGCGCGGCCCGTCGAGGAAGAGCCCGGGCCAGGTCGCCGTGAGGGCGGTCGTGACGAAGCCGTCGTAGCGCGGCGAGAGGTCGTGCAGGGTCCGCGTCACCTCGGGCGCGAGCACGCGCGCCATCTCGCCGACCATGCCCAGCTGCCCCTCCCAGGCGTCGGGCATCCCCTCGCCCGAGAGCACGTCCTCGCGGTAGCGCTCCATGAGGTCGAACCGGACCTCCTCCGGCCGCAGCCCGCCGGCGCGGACCAGGTCGACGTAGTCGGACGTCACGGTCACGCCCACGTCGTGGCCCCGGGCGGCCAGGGCGCGGCCGACGGCGACGACCGGTTGGTAGTCGCCGCGGCTGCCGGCGGCGAGCATCGCGATCCGCATACCTCCAGTGTGGCCGCCGCGACGTCGCTGGGTCCTGCGGGCCGGACGGTCTACCCTGGTGCGCGGGGCGCGACCCGGCGCCCAGCCCGCGAGCGCGACCGGCCCCCAGCTCGGACGTCGTCGGGCGAAGGGGAGCAGTTCCTCGGGCGTCGATCGTCCCTGCGTGCACGGCCGCGGGAGGGCTGGGGCTCCGTGGCCGGGAACGAGGAACGATGACCCAGGACGCCGACTTCAAGCGCCGCGTGCGCGAGCGCATGGAGCGCACCGGCGAGACCTACACCGCGGCCCGCGCCGCGCTGCGGCCCGACGCGGAGGCCGCCGAGGCCGCCCGCATGGAGCAGGAGAGGGCGGTGGCGCAGCTCTTCGACGGGCAGCGCCTGCTGCGGATCCCGACGAAGCGGCGCCGCCGGACGGTGGTGCTGCTCGAGCTGCTCTCCCGCTTCGAGCCGCGACACGTCTATCCCGAGTGCCGGCCTGGGAGGCCGTCTGGCTGCCGGGCTTCATCGCCGGACGCTGACGACCCGACCGCCCTCGTCGCCGGCGCCGGGCCCCAGCTCGACGACCACGTCGGCGCTCGCCACCGCGGCCTCGTCGTGCTCGGCGACGAGCACCGTGTGCCCGGCGTCGACGAGGGTGTGGAGCTGGGCGAGCAGGCGGTGCACGTCGGCCGGGTGCAGCCCGGTCGTCGGCTCGTCGAAGAGGTAGAGCGTGGCCGCCCGCCTGCCCCGCTGCAGCTCGGTGGCCAGCTTGATCCGCTGCGCCTCGCCGCCGGACAGCTCGGTCGCGGGCTGGCCCAGCGTCAGGTAGCCCAGCCCCAGCGCCTCGAGGGCGTCCAGGGCGCGGCGGGCCGCGGGCACCTCGGCCAGCGCCTCCTGCGCCTGCACCACGGTCATCGCCAGCAGGTCGGCGACGGTACGGCCGTCCCAGGTCACCTCGAGCGTCCGGGCGTCGAAGCGTGCGCCGCGGCAGGTGGGGCAGGTCGAGTAGGTGCCGGGCAGGAAGAGCAGCTCGACCGCCACCGCGCCCTCGCCGCCGCACGTCGGGCACTGCCCGGCGGCGGTGTTGAAGCTGAAACGGCTGGCCGTCCAGCCCCGCTCCCTGGCCTCGGGCGTGGCCGCGAAGAGCTTGCGCACGGCGTCCCACATCCCGGTGTAGGTCGCCAGGGTCGAGCGTGGCGAGCGCCCGATCGGCTTCTGCGAGATGCGCACCACGCGCCGGGGTATGCCGTCGCCCTCGCCGCGCACCTCGCCCGCGGCGGGTGCGTCCTCGGCCACCGGGGCCGGGGTGCCCTCGGTGTCGTCGCCCTCGCCGGCGTCGTCGGCGTCCGGCTGGTCCTCGACCCTGGCCAGCCGTGCGCCCGTGACGTCGTGGACCGCGTCGAGCAGGCTGGTCTTGCCCGAGCCGGAGACGCCGGTGACGACGGTGAGCGTCCCGAGCGGCAGGTCGAGGTCGACGCCGCGCACCGTGTGGCGGGTGAGCCCGGTGAAGCGGAGCGTGCCGGTGCCCTCCCGGCGCGATGGCATACCGGGGCGGATCTCGTCGAGGTGCACCCGCTCGTGCAGGTAGCGGGCGGTGACCGAGTCCTCGACCTCGGCGAGCCGGGCGGGGGGACCGCACCAGAGGACGTGCCCGCCCTCGGCGCCGGCGCCCGGGCCGACGTCGACGACCCAGTCGCAGCGGGCGACCACGCCCATGTCGTGCTCGACCACGACGACGGTGTTGCCGGCCTCGACGAGCCGGCGCAGCAGCGCGACGAGCTGGTCGGTGTCCGCGGGGTGCAGCCCGGCCGACGGCTCGTCGAGGACGTAGACGACGCCGAAGAGACCGGAGCGCAGCGCGGTCGCGAGCCGCAGCCGCTGCAGCTCGCCGGAGGAGACGCCGCCGGTGGGGCGGCCGAGCGTGAGATGGCCCAGGCCGAGCTCCTCCATGAGGGCGAGCCGGCCGCACAGGTCCTCGAGGAGGAGCACCTCGGCCTGCTGCCGCGCGTCGCGCTCGGGGAGGACGGCGAGCTCGTCGAGGCGCCGGCGGACCGGCTCCAGCAGCCGCGTGACGGGCAGCGCGGCGGCCTCGTCGATGGCCAGGCCCTGCCAGGTGACCGCGAGGGCCTCGGTGCGCAGCCGCCGCCCGCCGCAGGTCGCGCACGGACGGGTCTCGACGAAGCGCAGCGTCCGGGCGCGCTGGGTGGCGCTGCGCGTCTCGGCCAGGGTGCGCCGCACGTAGCGGGCCGCCGAGGAGAAGGTGCCCTGGTAGGGGCGGTTGATGCGCTCGGCGTCGCGGGTGGGCACGACGGTGACGACCGGCTGCTCGTCGGTGAAGAGGATCCACTCGCGGGTCTCCCGCGGCAGCTCGCGCCAGGGGACGTCGACGTCGTGCCCGAGCGTGGCGACGATGTCGCGGTAGTTCTTGCCGAGCCAGGCGCCGGGCCACGCGGCGACCGCGCCCTCGGCGATCGACAGCGTGTCGTCGGGCACCATCGAGGCCTCGGTCGGCTCGTGGACCACCCCGAGGCCGCCGCAGGTCGGGCAGGCGCCGTCGGGGGTGTTGGGGGAGAAGGAGTCCGAGTCGAGCCGCGCTGCGCCCTCGGGGTAGGTGCCGCACCGCGACCACAGCATCCGCAGCGTCGACCCGGTCGTCGTCACGGTGCCGACGGTCGAACGTCCGCCGAAGCCGCCGCGGCCCTGCTCCAGGGCCACCGTCGGCGGCAGTCCGCGCACGTCGCGGACCTGCGGGTCGACCGCGGTGGAGATGAGGCGGCGGGCGTAGGGCGCGACCGAGTCGAGGTAGCGGCGCTGCGCCTCTCCGTGCACCGTCCCGAAGGCCAGGCTCGACTTTCCCGACCCCGAGACCCCCGTCACCGCGACCAGCGCGTCGCGGGGCAGGTCGACGTCGACGTCCCGCAGGTTGTGCAGGCGGGCGCCCCGCACCTCGATCCGTCCGCTCACGCGGTCAGGGTATGGCGTTGACCACAGTTCGGGCGGATCGGGAACATGGTTGAAGTGTCACCCATTGGACCAGACATGACTTTCCCCAGGATCGGCGTCGTCGTCAGCACCACCCGCCCTGCCCGGATCGGCCCGAAGGTGGCCGGCTGGATCACCGGGCTCGCCCCCTACGGCACGGAGGTCGAGCTCGTCGACCTCGCCGCCATCGGCCTGCCCTTCCTGGCCGACGGTCAGATGCCGTCCGCGGGTGAGTACGACCAGCCCAGCACCATCGCCTGGTCCGAGCGCGTGCGCTCCTACGACGCCCTCATCCTCACGGTCGCCGAGTACAACGGCGGCTACCCGGCCGTCCTCAAGAACGCCCTCGACACCCTCCACGCCGAGTGGAAGGGTCTGCCGGTCGGCGTCGTCGGCTACGGCTGGGGCGGCGCGGCCGCCGCCACCGGTGCCCTCGCGACCGTCCTCGACCGCCTGCAGACCCTCCGCCTCGACGGCCCGGGCCTGCGCTTCGGCGAGGACCTCACCCCCGAGGGCGAGATCCTCGAGAACGCCCCCGAGGAGGCCGTGCGCGGCCTCTACGACCAGCTGGTCGCCGCCGCCCGCGAGTCGGCCTCCGCCTCCGTCTGAGCCCCTGACCCTCGGGTCCTCGCGCGGACGGCGCCGGTCGGACAGACTGTCGCCATGAGCGAGGACACTCCCCGACCCCTGCACGTCGACATGGTGACCGTCGACTGCGAGGACCCGAGGGCCCTGGCCGGCTTCTGGGCGCAGGCGCTGCACACGGAGATCGGCATGGACACCCCCGACTTCGTCATCCTGCGCGGCCGCCCGCGGCTGGCCTTCCAGCGCGTCGACGACCCCACGCCCGGCAAGAACCGGATGCACCTCGACCTCTCCGGCGGCGACCGCGAGGCGGAGGTCGAGCGGCTCGTCGGCCTCGGCGCCGAGATCGTCGAGCAGCAGGGCGACGACGACTTCCGCTGGAGGGTGCTGCGCGACCCCGCCGGCAACGTCTTCTGCGTCTCCGACCCGCACGGCTGAGGCGCGACCTCCCCGGCCCCCGCCCCGGGGACGTGGTGCGGCCACCCGGCGCACCCCATACCCTGCCGGTGTGACTCCTCCGAATGCGACCGCCACCCCGCTCGTCCTGCTGCACGCGGGCGGGCAGGCGCCCATGGCGTGGGAGGACGTCGTGGTGCGGCTCTACGGCTCGCGCCGGCTGCTCACGCCGTGGGTGCCGGGGCTGAAGCCGACCGAGCGCGCGCCCGTGCCGATGGCCGACGCCGCGGCCGCGCTCGACCAGACGCTCATGCTCGAGGGGCTGCAGCAGGTCGACCTGTGCGGGGTGTCCTACGGGGCGATGGTCGCCGCGCAGCTTGCCGCCGACTTCCCCGAGCGGGTGCGGCGGCTGGTGCTCGTCGGCGGGCAGGTGCGGCCGCCGAGGTCGGTGCTGCGGATGCAGAAGGTGCTGCTGCGGATGATCCCGCGCTCGCGCTTCGTCGACATGGGCGTGTCCAAGGAGCAGGTGCTGCGCAGCCAGGAGGTGGTGCGCGCCCTGGACCTGACCGACGCGCTGCCGCGGATCACGGCCCGCACCCTGGTGGTGGTCGGGGCCAAGGACCTCGCCAACCAGGCCGGGGCCCGGGCGCTCGCCGACGGGATCGCCGGTGCGAGCCTGCGCGTCGTCGAGGGCGCGGGGCACCTGGTCAACACCGAGAAGCCCGAGGAGCTGACGACCATCCTCACCGACTTCCTCGACGCGCTGGAGCCGACGGGCTGATCAGCCCTTCCTCGGCGCGGCTCCGCCGGGCAGCCCGCTGCGGTCCATCCGCGCCAGCAGGCCCAGCTGGGCGAGGCGCTCGCGGCGGAAGGTCGCCCGCGCCGACGCGCCGTAGGCCCGGTCGAGCAACCGCTTGCCCCGGGCCACCGCCTCGCGGTCGTGGACCACGATCTGGGAGACGAGGTCGGAGGCCGCGGCCACCGGGTCCTCGGCGAGCCGCGTGACGAGCCCGATCCGGTGGGCCTCGTCGCCGCTGACCGTGCGCGCCGTGAGCGTCAGGTCCTTGGCGACGTCGAGCCCGACGACCTCGACGAGCGAGCGGGTGCCGGACATGTCGGGCACCAGGCCCCAGCGGGTCTCGCGGACCGACCACGCGGCGTCCGGCGTGCTGATGCGGAAGTCGGCGCCGAGCGCCAGCTGCAGCCCTCCGCCGAGGCAGTGGCCGTGGACGGCCGCGGCCACCGGCACGGGCAGCCGGCGCCAGGCCCAGCAGGCCTCCTGGAAGACGTTGGTGCCCCGCAGCCCGGGGACGAAGCGGCGTGCGATGCCCTGGGGATCGCGCAGCGCGGTCCCGAGGTCCATCCCGGCGCAGAAGGCGTCCCCCTCGCCGGAGAGGACGACCGCCCGCACGTCGGGCCGCCGGCGCAGCTGCCGGGCGGTCGAGACGAGCGCGTCGAGCATGGGCAGGGTCAGGGCGTTGAGCTTGTCGGGACGGGACAGGCGGACGGCGGCGACCCCGTCCACCACCTCGCAGGTGACGTCCCCCTGCTGCATGGTGTGCGGCGGCATGCCCGGGACTCTCCCACAGGGCGTCGGGAAAGGGCGCGCACACCTCGTCGCCCCGCGTGTCAGGTCCGCGCTCCGGTCAGCGTCACAGACCGAGGAACTCCCGGATCGCCGGCAGCTCGCGCCGTGCCTGCGCGAGACCCGCCTGGTGGCTGGCGCGGAGCCTCGCGACGTCGCGGGTGCTGTTGCTCACCGGCATGTGGTCGGGGGCGAAGACGTAGGCCCGGCCCGCCCGCTCCAGCTCCAGCACCTGCTCGCGCATCGCGTTGTAGTGGGCCGGCCGCTGCCGCAGCGCCTCGGCGACCGAGGGGAGGGTGCGGAAGTGGCGCCGGACGTACCAGTCGCCGCGCGAGGGCGTCTTGACGTAGCCGCGCTCGCGGGTGAGCACGACGAGGAACTTCTCGTAGCCGTCGGCCTGCGCGGCGTCGAGGGGGATGCCGCCGCTCGGCCCCAGCGCTCCGTCGACGTAGACCTCGCCGTCGATCGTCACCGGTGGCATGACGACCGGCATGGTCGAGGACGCCCGGATGCGGATCATGAGCTCGGTCAGCGAGGGCAGGTCCTCCCGGCCCCAGTAGACGGGCTCGCCGCGGGTGGCGTTGAACCCGCCGATCCGCACCGTCGCCGGGTTGGCCGACCAGGTCTCCCAGTCGAAGGGCAGAGCAGCACCGGGCAGACCGGTCTCCTCGTAGATGTACTGCGCGTTGAAGAGACCCTGGCCGCGGAGAAACGTGCGCCAGTCGCCGAAGCGCGGGTCCGCCGCGAAGTCGGTGAAGCTGTGCCGCGCCCGCCACGGGTCGCGCGAGACGTAGTTGCAGGTGTTGCTCGAGCCCGCGGAGATGCCACCGACCCAGGGGAGGTGGATGTCCGCCTCGAGCAGCGCGACGAGCAGTCCGGAGGTGTAGGACGCGCGCATGCCACCGCCCTCGAAGACGAGGGCGGTGTCGGTCACCTTGCTGGTCAGCGCCACCCTGCGAGGGTATGCCGCGTGTCAGGCCCCGCGGACGGCGGCCAGCACCTCGCGCTCGACCTCGTCGGTCAGGCCGCTGGGCCGGTCGCCCTCGCGGGTCTCCTCGTAGGTGAGAGCTGCTGCCAGGGTCTCGGCCAGGGGCCGGGTCGTGAGGCCGGCGGCCCGGGCGCGGGTGGTGCCCATGGTCGCGAAGCCGCGGATCTCGGGGACGTCGATCCACATCGGCAGCGAGCGCGGGCCCATCCACGGGTTGACGCCGAGCTCGCGCAGGCGCTCGGGGGCGACCGGGAGCGGACGGGCGTTGCTGCCGGCGACCTCGTTGGCCGTGGCGAGGACCTCCGAGAGCGGGACGGTCGGGCCGGTGACGTTGAACGGACCCTCGAGGCGCTCGACCGCGGCCCGCAGGCAGAAGTCGGCGAGGTCGCGCACGTCGACGACGGCGCACGGGAAGTCGGGGTCGTCGGGGACGACCACGTCTGGGCCGCCGTCGACCGGGTGCGCGAAGCGCCACGGCCAGTAGCCGGTGCGGCCAGAGGCGTCGCCGTCGCCGCCGATGAGGCCGGAGCGCACGAGGGTCGCGGTGCGCCCGGAGCCGGAGAAGATCTGCTCGCAGGCGACCTTGGCCGCGCCGTAGTCCTCCATGCCCTCCAGCACGTCGGACCCCAGCGGCGTCTGCAACGGGGCGTCCTCGTCGCGCTCGAGGTCGGGCGACTCGGTGTAGACGTTGGCGGTCGACACGAACACCCAGTGGTCGGTGTCGAGGTCGCGCACCGCCCGCTTCGCCCGGCCGGGCTGGCTGGTGATCTCGACGATCGCGTCGAAGTGGCGACCGGACAGCGGCGTCAGCGCGTCGTCGTCCTCACGGTCGCCCGTGACGAGATCGGCGCCGACCGGTGCGGGCCGCGAGCCGCGGGCGAAGCAGGTGACGGTGTGGCCGTCGGCCAGGGCGGCGCGGGCGATCTCGCCGCTCAGGAAGCCGGTGCCACCAAGGATGAGGAGGTCCATGGGGTCATCCTGCGGCACGGAGGGCCGCCGGCGCAGGGGGCGTGCCCTGCGCCGGCGGGTCGCTCACCAGCGGTGGGCGACGTCGATGACCAGCCGTGCCCCGTCACCGGGGCCGTCGAGGACCATGACCCTCATGGGCAGCCGGGCGCGCACGCCCAGCCCGATCGTGGTCTGCCCCTCGAAGCTGCCCGCCCATGCGACCTGCCGGAACGTCGAGTAGCCGGTGACGTCGACGAGGTTGGTGCGGCTCCTCGGGGTGTAGGTGGCCCGCCCCTTGCCGTCGTAGGCCGGTGCCCGCAGGACGATCTGCAGGTCGGCGTCGCCCTTGAGCGGGACGGCCTTGCCGCTGCCGTCCTCCCGCACGGTCGTGACGTAGCGGACGTCGTAGCCGAGCGAGCCCGGGACCTTGGCGACGTCCAGGACGAGCCGGTCGAAGCAGGCGTGGCGGCCCGAGCGCACGTTGGTCAGCGTGCCGGTCGTGGTCGTGGAGCTGCTCTTGGCCAGCGAGCCCCACGTGATGCCGCAGTAGGGCGTGGCCGCCGCGACGGGCGCGGCGGGCGCGGTCACCGCGGAGGCGGGTGCCGTCAGCCCGGCGGCCAGCGCGACGGCGGTGGCCACGGTGCCGAGACGGCGGAGGTGCTGTCGAGTCCCCATGAGTTCTTCCCCTCGGACGTGGGGCGGGTGCCCCGGTGGGTATGGCGCGCGCTCGCGTCATACCTCTATGTCGCCGGAGGGGGAGGAAAAGGTGCAGATACGACCTCAGGCCGGCGGGTAGGGGGTCTCCCGGAGCAGCCGGGCCAGGTGGGCGGCGTTGCGCGCCGCGGTGGCGGTGGCCGAGGCGGTCTCCTCGGGCGTCTCGTCGAGGTCCTTGAAGTCGACCGAGTGCATGGCCTCGCCGTTCCAGTAGGTGCCGCCCTGGGCGGGCACCGTGAAGCCGACGTCGTTGAGCGCCTGGAAGAGGATGGCGGTGATGTGGTGCGCGCCGTCCTCGTTGCCGACGACGACGGCGATCGCCACCTTGCCGAAGGTCAGCTGGCGGCCCTCGTCGTCGGTCTCGGACAGCTCGGCGTCGAGCCGCTCGAGGACCCGCTGGGCGACGCTGGAGTGCTGGCCCATCCAGGTCGGGGTGGCGAGCACGAGGATGTCGGCGGCCATGACCCGCTCACGGATCGCCGGCCACTCGTCGCCCTCGCCCATGTCGAGCTCCACGCCGGGACGGATGTCATGGTCGACGACGCGGACCTGGCTGCCGGTCACGCCGTGCTTCGCGAGCTCGTCGAGCACCTGCTGGCCGAGCAGCTCGGTGCTCGACGCGGCGGGCGAGGGGTTGAGCGTGCAGTTGAGGACGAGCGCGGTGAGGGGCTGGGTGTCGGTCATGGATCGACGCTAGGCCCGTCCCGGGCGGGGCGCAGGGCGGGACGCCGGGCCGGTCCGGCGATGAGTGCGGGCGGCCCGCGGAGTCGAACCACCATGGCGAAGACGACCCGTGTCCTGAGCGTCTCGGTCCCGGTGGCGGACCAGGACGTCGCGCTGCGCTTCTACACCGAGGTGCTGGGCTGCGAGGTGCGTGCCGACGTGGAGGTCTGGCCCGGCGCGCGCCTGATCGAGGTGGTGCCGCCCGGCTCGTCGGTGGCGATCCTCCTGCTGCCGCCGGACGGCGAGATCCCCGGTGGCCGTGCGGCTCGGGACCACCGACGCCCGGGAGGCGCACGAACGCATCCGTGGGTCCGGGGTGACGTTGCACAACGAGGAGCTGGTGCTGCTGGACGGCGTGCCGCCGATGTTCTCCTTCACCGACCCCGAGGGCAACGGCCTCGTCTACCTCGAGGACGACGGGGGTGAGGGCGCGTGACCGCCGGGCCGCTGGACCTCACCTTCACCGCACGGCTGGGCAAGGTGCGTCCCGGCGACACCTGGACCTGCGTCCAGCTGCCGGACTCGGCGACGATCTTCGGCACGCGTGGGCTGGTCAAGGTGCCGGGACGGTCGACGGGCATCCCTTCCGCG
This genomic interval carries:
- a CDS encoding excinuclease ABC subunit UvrA produces the protein MSGRIEVRGARLHNLRDVDVDLPRDALVAVTGVSGSGKSSLAFGTVHGEAQRRYLDSVAPYARRLISTAVDPQVRDVRGLPPTVALEQGRGGFGGRSTVGTVTTTGSTLRMLWSRCGTYPEGAARLDSDSFSPNTPDGACPTCGGLGVVHEPTEASMVPDDTLSIAEGAVAAWPGAWLGKNYRDIVATLGHDVDVPWRELPRETREWILFTDEQPVVTVVPTRDAERINRPYQGTFSSAARYVRRTLAETRSATQRARTLRFVETRPCATCGGRRLRTEALAVTWQGLAIDEAAALPVTRLLEPVRRRLDELAVLPERDARQQAEVLLLEDLCGRLALMEELGLGHLTLGRPTGGVSSGELQRLRLATALRSGLFGVVYVLDEPSAGLHPADTDQLVALLRRLVEAGNTVVVVEHDMGVVARCDWVVDVGPGAGAEGGHVLWCGPPARLAEVEDSVTARYLHERVHLDEIRPGMPSRREGTGTLRFTGLTRHTVRGVDLDLPLGTLTVVTGVSGSGKTSLLDAVHDVTGARLARVEDQPDADDAGEGDDTEGTPAPVAEDAPAAGEVRGEGDGIPRRVVRISQKPIGRSPRSTLATYTGMWDAVRKLFAATPEARERGWTASRFSFNTAAGQCPTCGGEGAVAVELLFLPGTYSTCPTCRGARFDARTLEVTWDGRTVADLLAMTVVQAQEALAEVPAARRALDALEALGLGYLTLGQPATELSGGEAQRIKLATELQRGRRAATLYLFDEPTTGLHPADVHRLLAQLHTLVDAGHTVLVAEHDEAAVASADVVVELGPGAGDEGGRVVSVRR
- a CDS encoding patatin-like phospholipase family protein encodes the protein MALTSKVTDTALVFEGGGMRASYTSGLLVALLEADIHLPWVGGISAGSSNTCNYVSRDPWRARHSFTDFAADPRFGDWRTFLRGQGLFNAQYIYEETGLPGAALPFDWETWSANPATVRIGGFNATRGEPVYWGREDLPSLTELMIRIRASSTMPVVMPPVTIDGEVYVDGALGPSGGIPLDAAQADGYEKFLVVLTRERGYVKTPSRGDWYVRRHFRTLPSVAEALRQRPAHYNAMREQVLELERAGRAYVFAPDHMPVSNSTRDVARLRASHQAGLAQARRELPAIREFLGL
- a CDS encoding VOC family protein, whose amino-acid sequence is MSEDTPRPLHVDMVTVDCEDPRALAGFWAQALHTEIGMDTPDFVILRGRPRLAFQRVDDPTPGKNRMHLDLSGGDREAEVERLVGLGAEIVEQQGDDDFRWRVLRDPAGNVFCVSDPHG
- a CDS encoding alpha/beta fold hydrolase encodes the protein MTPPNATATPLVLLHAGGQAPMAWEDVVVRLYGSRRLLTPWVPGLKPTERAPVPMADAAAALDQTLMLEGLQQVDLCGVSYGAMVAAQLAADFPERVRRLVLVGGQVRPPRSVLRMQKVLLRMIPRSRFVDMGVSKEQVLRSQEVVRALDLTDALPRITARTLVVVGAKDLANQAGARALADGIAGASLRVVEGAGHLVNTEKPEELTTILTDFLDALEPTG
- a CDS encoding NADPH-dependent FMN reductase produces the protein MTFPRIGVVVSTTRPARIGPKVAGWITGLAPYGTEVELVDLAAIGLPFLADGQMPSAGEYDQPSTIAWSERVRSYDALILTVAEYNGGYPAVLKNALDTLHAEWKGLPVGVVGYGWGGAAAATGALATVLDRLQTLRLDGPGLRFGEDLTPEGEILENAPEEAVRGLYDQLVAAARESASASV
- a CDS encoding crotonase/enoyl-CoA hydratase family protein, producing MPPHTMQQGDVTCEVVDGVAAVRLSRPDKLNALTLPMLDALVSTARQLRRRPDVRAVVLSGEGDAFCAGMDLGTALRDPQGIARRFVPGLRGTNVFQEACWAWRRLPVPVAAAVHGHCLGGGLQLALGADFRISTPDAAWSVRETRWGLVPDMSGTRSLVEVVGLDVAKDLTLTARTVSGDEAHRIGLVTRLAEDPVAAASDLVSQIVVHDREAVARGKRLLDRAYGASARATFRRERLAQLGLLARMDRSGLPGGAAPRKG